A DNA window from Pseudodesulfovibrio thermohalotolerans contains the following coding sequences:
- a CDS encoding HD domain-containing protein, whose product MSVIIRKSLLELIFSGAFMKRWNDKLRPMELVEVDKQGHKMIVAWLLFLLNSRDMDVARKRALGESIIEGGIFDYLYRLVITDIKPPVFYRIKENAEDYRTLTNWVLEELTPRIMPLGEDFIRRMGDYLMHPEDKGLARRILHAAHLYASYSEFKLLKSINRMDHELTEIEQSFIDRLKAMDDLKGVAELLDEDGTVLGGFARMCGRLRFQKRWSQTPRVPETSVLGHMFIVAAYSWFFSMEVGACRARAQNNFFSGLFHDLPELLTRDIISPVKAASRDISDLIHEYEILELHRVVLTPLREGGYGDIADRLEYFLGLEVGSEFTATVALDGTVTEASESDLAGKYNHDTLDPKDGPLLKVSDALAAYIEAHTALKNGISSGQLHHALYRIQLKYREHPVVAGIQISALLADFD is encoded by the coding sequence ATGTCCGTCATCATACGAAAGAGCCTGCTCGAACTCATCTTCTCCGGCGCGTTCATGAAACGGTGGAACGACAAACTGCGGCCCATGGAGCTGGTGGAAGTGGACAAGCAGGGCCACAAGATGATCGTCGCCTGGCTGCTCTTCCTGCTCAATTCCCGCGACATGGACGTTGCCCGCAAGCGTGCCCTGGGCGAATCGATCATCGAAGGCGGCATCTTCGACTACCTTTACCGGCTGGTCATCACCGACATCAAGCCGCCGGTCTTCTACCGCATCAAGGAAAACGCCGAGGACTACCGCACTCTGACGAACTGGGTCCTCGAAGAGCTGACCCCGCGCATCATGCCGCTGGGCGAGGACTTCATCCGCCGCATGGGCGACTACCTCATGCACCCCGAGGACAAGGGGCTGGCCCGGCGCATCCTGCACGCCGCCCATCTCTACGCCAGCTATTCCGAGTTCAAGCTGCTCAAGTCCATCAACCGCATGGACCATGAGCTGACCGAAATCGAGCAGAGCTTCATCGACAGGCTGAAGGCCATGGACGACCTCAAGGGCGTAGCCGAACTCCTGGACGAGGACGGCACGGTCCTCGGCGGGTTCGCCCGCATGTGCGGACGCCTCCGATTCCAGAAGCGTTGGTCCCAAACCCCGCGCGTGCCCGAGACCTCGGTGCTCGGGCACATGTTCATCGTGGCCGCCTACTCCTGGTTCTTCTCCATGGAGGTGGGGGCGTGTCGCGCCCGCGCCCAGAACAACTTCTTTTCGGGTCTGTTCCACGACCTGCCCGAACTGCTCACCCGAGACATCATCTCCCCGGTAAAGGCGGCCTCCCGCGACATCAGCGACCTGATTCACGAATACGAGATTCTCGAACTGCACCGGGTGGTGCTGACCCCCCTGCGCGAAGGCGGATACGGGGACATCGCCGACCGTCTGGAGTATTTTCTCGGTCTGGAGGTGGGCAGCGAATTCACGGCCACCGTGGCCCTGGACGGGACCGTCACCGAGGCGTCCGAATCCGACCTGGCCGGGAAATACAACCACGACACCCTGGACCCCAAGGACGGCCCCCTGCTCAAGGTCTCCGACGCCCTCGCCGCCTATATCGAAGCCCACACGGCGCTCAAGAACGGCATCTCGTCGGGCCAGCTCCACCACGCTCTTTACCGCATCCAACTGAAATACCGCGAGCACCCTGTGGTGGCGGGCATCCAGATCAGCGCACTGCTCGCGGACTTCGACTGA
- a CDS encoding PEP-CTERM sorting domain-containing protein: MRQILFVLLTMLLCSTTAFSAQIDLSNLTATGTFMNGVDNITDGYVPYEGYNWMSSESTYFKAYDGDLEEIVFDLGDLYKVDDMLLSVDNNDTYYMEYLNEASGLWVNLFTIQNEYGEIYGGLDTMTTYEGGEYVAGIDFASVETRYLKFWADPANDSSVGDRNFAIGEIQAFGEIVQNGQTPPVPEPSTMLLLGIGIAGIAWAGRRRNR, from the coding sequence ATGAGACAAATTTTATTCGTTCTTCTCACCATGCTTCTGTGTTCGACCACCGCATTTTCGGCTCAGATCGACCTTTCCAACCTGACGGCCACCGGCACATTCATGAACGGAGTGGACAATATCACCGACGGGTACGTTCCCTATGAGGGGTACAATTGGATGTCATCTGAATCCACCTACTTCAAGGCCTACGACGGCGATTTGGAAGAAATCGTCTTTGACCTTGGCGATCTGTACAAGGTGGATGACATGCTGTTGTCGGTGGACAACAACGACACCTATTACATGGAGTATCTCAACGAGGCCAGCGGCCTTTGGGTGAACCTGTTCACCATCCAGAACGAGTACGGCGAAATCTACGGGGGACTCGACACCATGACGACGTATGAAGGCGGCGAATACGTAGCCGGAATCGACTTCGCCAGCGTGGAGACCCGTTACCTGAAGTTCTGGGCCGATCCGGCGAACGATTCTTCCGTTGGCGACCGCAACTTCGCCATAGGCGAAATCCAGGCCTTCGGCGAAATCGTGCAGAACGGCCAGACGCCTCCCGTGCCCGAACCTTCCACCATGCTGCTGCTGGGGATCGGGATTGCCGGTATTGCCTGGGCGGGAAGACGGCGCAACCGTTAG
- the rlmD gene encoding 23S rRNA (uracil(1939)-C(5))-methyltransferase RlmD: protein MPLQKDDVIECSIESLAFGGRGVAHVDGMAVFVAGGLPGDTVTARVVRAKKRFAEAELDTVVKPSSSRVEPKCPHFGVCGGCAIQDLDYAEQVAQKAAQVENALKRIGKVEGFTMDPPASSPSTWNYRNKMEFVFEQRDDGLHLGLRTNSPAGEKGLSPVLDVEECRLCADRDMEILRTVREFARASGLPAYDPSADAGFWRHLVIRRTALNESMVHLITAETPRHYDRAEGLGETLTDRFPELTSFVHSSRARRSLAAVGEKLVFRLGSKAVEEMVEHGDRQARYHIAPNAFFQTNTGGAGELFGTVREFGAFTGTETLLDLYCGCGAIGIFLADKVARVVGVEISEEAVSKAWSSAKLNGLENCEFTAATLDSPAALKALPKTDVLVIDPPRAGIHESTAKTILGLAPKKILAVSCDPSTLARDVQRLSEKYELKRARAVDMFPHTHHIETVALLELR, encoded by the coding sequence ATGCCCTTGCAGAAAGACGACGTCATAGAGTGTTCCATCGAATCCCTGGCCTTCGGCGGCCGGGGTGTGGCCCATGTGGACGGCATGGCCGTGTTCGTGGCGGGCGGACTGCCCGGCGACACCGTCACCGCCCGTGTGGTCCGGGCCAAGAAGCGGTTTGCCGAGGCCGAACTCGATACCGTGGTCAAGCCGTCGTCCAGCCGTGTCGAGCCGAAGTGTCCCCATTTCGGCGTCTGCGGCGGCTGCGCGATTCAGGACCTGGACTATGCCGAACAGGTGGCCCAGAAGGCGGCCCAGGTCGAGAACGCGCTCAAGCGCATCGGCAAGGTGGAGGGTTTCACCATGGACCCGCCCGCGTCCTCGCCTTCGACTTGGAATTACCGCAACAAGATGGAGTTCGTCTTTGAACAGCGCGACGACGGCTTGCACCTCGGGCTGCGCACCAATTCTCCGGCCGGGGAAAAGGGGCTGTCCCCGGTTCTCGACGTGGAGGAGTGCCGCCTGTGCGCCGACCGGGACATGGAAATCCTGCGCACGGTTCGCGAGTTCGCCCGCGCCTCGGGCCTGCCCGCCTACGATCCCTCTGCCGACGCCGGATTCTGGCGGCATCTGGTTATCCGCCGCACCGCGCTGAACGAGTCCATGGTCCATCTCATCACGGCCGAAACTCCGCGCCATTACGACCGGGCCGAGGGGCTGGGCGAAACCCTGACTGACAGGTTCCCGGAGCTGACCTCTTTCGTGCATTCCTCGCGCGCCCGCCGCTCCCTGGCCGCCGTCGGCGAGAAGCTGGTCTTCCGCCTGGGCTCCAAGGCCGTGGAGGAAATGGTCGAGCACGGCGACCGGCAGGCGCGCTACCACATCGCGCCCAACGCTTTTTTCCAGACCAACACCGGCGGTGCGGGCGAACTCTTCGGGACCGTCCGCGAGTTTGGGGCCTTTACCGGGACCGAGACCCTGCTGGACCTCTATTGCGGCTGCGGGGCCATCGGCATTTTCCTGGCGGACAAGGTCGCCCGGGTCGTGGGCGTCGAGATCAGCGAGGAGGCCGTGTCCAAGGCATGGTCCAGCGCCAAGCTGAACGGGCTGGAGAACTGTGAATTCACCGCAGCCACTCTGGACAGCCCGGCAGCCCTCAAGGCTTTGCCGAAAACCGACGTCCTGGTCATCGATCCGCCCCGCGCGGGCATCCACGAGAGCACGGCCAAGACCATTCTCGGCCTGGCGCCGAAGAAGATTCTGGCCGTCTCCTGCGATCCCTCCACCCTGGCCCGCGACGTGCAACGACTCTCGGAAAAGTACGAGCTGAAGCGCGCACGCGCCGTGGATATGTTCCCCCACACCCACCATATCGAGACCGTGGCCCTGCTGGAGCTGCGATAG